Below is a genomic region from Trichocoleus sp..
ACTTCAGAGTCGTAAACTATAGTGTTTACTACCTTTCAGTACAATAGCACATAAAAATCGAAGTGTGGCAAGTGAAACAAAAACCCCCACCTAGCAGGCAGGGGCAATAAATCATATAGAAGAAATAGAAGAAAAGTGAAACCCTAGAGAGCGTTACCGCGTGGCAGTACCTCTTCAGGGAATACAAAGTTCTCATGCGGCTGATCTTGAGGAGCCATCCAAGCGCGGATACCCTCATTCAGCAAAATGTTCTTCGTGTAGAACGTCTCAAACTCAGGGTCCTCAGCAGCACGAATCTCC
It encodes:
- a CDS encoding photosystem II protein D2, which encodes EIRAAEDPEFETFYTKNILLNEGIRAWMAPQDQPHENFVFPEEVLPRGNAL